Part of the Streptomyces sp. NBC_00457 genome, CGGGGTCGAGGCCCTGGACGGCGCCGACGGGCTTGCGGTCGTAGCGGAACTCCCCGTCGTAGTCGTCCTCCAGAACCACCCCGCCACGCGCGCGTGCCCAGTCGACGGCGGCGGCCCGTCGCTCGGCGTGCAGCGGTCCGCCGGTGGGGAACTGATGCGCGGGCGTCAGCAGGACCGCACGCTCGCGCGCCAGCAGGTCGACGCGGGCGCCGTCGTCGTCCAGGGGGAGCGGCACGGTCCGGGCCCCCGCCGTCTGGAGCAGTTCCCGGTGGAAGGCCAGTCCGTACGCCTCCACCGCCACCGGTCCGCGCAGCACGCCGCCCCCGAAGAGCAGCCGGAGGGCGTGCGCGAAACCGGAGCAGACGACGATCCGGCCCGGCTCGGTGCGTACGCCACGCGCGCGTGCCAGATATTCGGTGAGCGCCTCCCGCAGCTCGCGCCGCCCGGCCGGATCACCGGGCCCGAACACCTCGTTCGGCGCCTGCTGGAGGGCTCGCCGATAGGAGGCCAGCCAGGCCGCGCGCGGGAACGCCGACGCGTCCGGGGCGCCCTGTCTGAGGTCGTGCCGTGGTCCACGCGCGCGTGGAGGTGCCTTTATGGGCACCCGCTCGGCGTGTCGCAGGGGCTCGGCCCGGGCGGCGACCCGCGTGCCCGAGCCCTGACGGGCGGTGAGCCAGCCCTCCGCGACGAGTTCCGCGTACGCGTCGGCCACCGTGTTCCGGGCCACGCCGAGATCGGCGGCGAGCGAACGGTACGGCGGCAGCCGGGTGCCCGGAGCGAGCCGTCCACCGCGCACGGCATCGCGCAGCGCCCGGATCAGCGCGGCCCGCCGCCCGCCCGGTCCCGACAGCTCCAGATGCAGGTCGGCGCCGATGCGCTCCGCGGAATTGACCCACGATTCCGTCATGGAAATGCACCCTACAGCCGGTCTTTCGGCTCCATAGATTGATGCGCATGACGACGAACACGACGACGGACACGACGCACACGACGACAACCCGCATCAACTTCGCGAAGACCGCCCCGAAGGTGTTCCGCGCCCTCATCGGCTTCGACGCCGCCGCCCGCGAGGGCCTCGACCCGGCCCTCGTCGAGCTCATCCAGATCCGGGCCTCCCACCTCAACCACTGCGCGTACTGCCTCCACATGCACACCAACGACGCCCGCAAGGCCGGCGAGAGCGAGGACCGGCTGCACATGGTCCCGGTCTGGCGCGAGGCCCGGCACTTCTTCACCCCACAGGAACAAGCCGCCCTCGCCCTGACCGAAGCGGTCACCCTGATCGCCGACGGAGGCGTCCCGGACGACGTCTACGCGGAGGCAGCCGCCCACTTCGACGACGAGGAACTCGCCCACGTGCTCGCCCTGATCTTCACGATCAACACGTGGAACCGGGTGGCCCTGTCGACGGGGAAGGTGGCGGGCACGGACGAACGCTGAACCGCACCCATGGCACCCATGGCACATGGCACCCCTGGCACCCGTGGCCCTTGTGCCCAGCGCCTACACAGCCATCGGTCGGTCATACGGCCCGATCGGCGCCGGCAGCCGCGAACTCCCCGTCAGATGACGGTCGACGGCCGCCGCCACCGCCCGCCCCTCCGCGATCGCCCACACGATCAGCGACTGCCCCCGCGCGGCGTCCCCGGCGACGAACACGCCGGGGACGTTCGTGGCGAAGCCGGCATCCCGCGCGACCGTGCCCCGGGCCTCCATCGTCAGCCCCAACTGGTCGACGAGCCCGTCCCCCCGGTCGGGCCCGGAGAACCCGAGGGCCAGCAGCACAAGGTCGGCGGGCAGCCTCCGCCCGGTGCCCGGCACCGGCCGCCGCCCCGCGTCCACCTCGACCAGATGCAGTGACCGCACATGCCCACTCTCGTCGCCGGTGAAGCGGAGCGTGGACGCCGCGAACAACCGTGCGTCCGCATCCGCCGCCGGCGCCGTCCGCAGCTCACCGGCCTCCTCGTGCGCGGCCGACAGCCGGTAGATCTTCGGATACGTGGGCCAGGGCTCGGCATCGTCGTCCCGTTCCGCGCCCGGCTGGGTGTAGATGTCCAACTGCGTGACGGACGCGGCGCCTTCACGCACCGCCGTGCCCAGACAGTCCGCTCCGGTGTCCCCGCCACCGACGATGACGACATGCTTCCCGGCCGCCGACATCGGCGAGGACTCCAGATCGCCCTCGCACACCCGGTTGGCCAACGGCAGATACTCCATGGCCTGCTGTATTCCGGCCAACTCCCGTCCCGGTACGGGAAGTTCACGCCACGCGGTCGCTCCCGTGGCGATCACGACGGCGTCGTACCGCGCCCGCAGCTCCGCGGCGCCGACGTCCCGCCCCACCGCCGTCGACGTACGGAACTTCGTGCCCTCGGCCCGCATCTGCTCCAGCCGCCGCTCCAGATGCCGTTTCTCCATCTTGAACTCGGGGATGCCGTACCGCATCAGCCCGCCCAGCCGGTCGTCCTTCTCGTACACGACGACCGTATGGCCCGCCCGCGTCAACTGCTGTGCGGCGGCGAGCCCGGTGGGCCCCGACCCGATCACCGCGACCGTCCGCCCAGAGAGCCGGTCCGGCGGCTGCGGCGGCGCGAACCCCTCCTCCCAGGCCCGGTCGGCGATGGCGCACTCGACGTTCTTGATCGTGACCGCGGGCTGGTTGATGGCCAGCACACAGCCCGCCTCGCAGGGCGCCGGGCACAACCGGCCGGTGAACTCGGGGAAGTTGTTGGTGGCGTGCAGCCGGTCGGCGGCCGCCCGCCAGTCCTCCCGGGAGACGAGGTCGTTCCACTCCGGGATCAGATTGCCCAGCGGACACGCCTCGTGGCAGAACGGGATCCCGCAGTCCATACAGCGGTCAGCCTGCTTGCTGATGATGGGCAGCAACGCCCCGGGGACATACACCTCGTCCCAGTCCCGGACCCGCTCCTCGACGGGCCGGCGGGGCCATTCCTCGCGAGGCGTGGTCAGGAAACCCTTCGGATCGGCCATGGCCGTCTTCCTCAGATACGCGTGTGACAGGCCGTGCGTCATCGGGCGGCACTCTTTCGGCCACGATACGTCCCTCCGGCCACGCCCGCAGAGGGCCGGACAGCGCTTTCTCCTGAGTTTTCCCGCGCTGAGGCACGGGCTCCCTCAAGCGATGGCCAGCACATACGCCACCGCCGCGCCGGCCGACGCGACCATGCGGACGTGATTCCAGGCCGTCCACTCGCGCACATACGTCGGCCAGTACGCCGCCGCCTCCGGAGTGCCGGCGTCCAGCTTCATCAACGCCTCGTTGCGCGGCACGTTCGCGAACATCGTCAGCCCGAACGATCCGAACAGATACAGCGCACTGCCGACCAGCAACTCCACGGTGCCCTCGTCCGGCCACAGCACGAACGTCACCACCGCGATCACCGCGCACAGCACAGCGGAGCCGACGAACACCAGCATGAAGGCCGGGCGCAGCGCGGTCACGTTGATCGCCTTCATCGCGGCGATTCCCTGCGCGGGCGGCAGCGCGGCCAGCCCCTGCATCACAAAGGTCGAGAACGCGCAGAAGACCCCGGCCACCAGCCCGGTGCCCACCACACCCAGCACCGTGAGCACGAAGTACGGCCCGTCGATCGTCATCTCAACACCCACTCCCACGTCGGCCGAGACCTGCCCGGCACCTTCCGTCACCACAAGTGAAATCCCGTACGAGATCAGTGACCATGGCCCATGCGCGCGACGACATACGCGAGAGTCCAGAGCCAGGCACTCACTCGGAGCAGTCGGCCGACCTCAGACCACCCCCACCGCTCGCCAGGCCCCCAGCCGCGCCTCCACATCCGCCGCGATCCGCCGCCGCGCCTCATGCCGCGGAACCCCGCTCATCAGCAGTTGGTCGTACGGCGTGTCCACATGCCGCACCGACGCCACGACCGCCGACGTCACCGCCCCCTCGGACAGCGCCCGCCCCGCCGCGCTCCGCCCCACGCGCCCACTGCCCCGCACGGACGCATGCGCCGCGATCTCCCATGCCCGCTCCCGCGGGCAGCCGGGAAACAGCCGCCGTATCTCGCCCGCGAACGCCTCTGTGAACCGCAGATCCTGCGCCGCCCGCCGCGCGGCGTCCCGCACCCGGCGCCGCCGCCGTGCCTCCGCGTCCACCAGACACCGCTGCTCCGCTCGCGCGAGCGCCGCCTCCTCGACCAGTACGCCCTGCCGCTCATACCGACTCTGGCGCCGGTTGAACCGCACGACCACCGCCGACAGCCCACTCTCCTCCCGCGACCTGCGCGTCAACGCCGTGTCGCCCCTCGGCAGAAAGACCAGATGCCCGAGGTCGGCGCAGTCGAGACACCGCGGCGCGCCCTCCTCCATGACGAGCATCGGCAGCGGCCCGCGATGGCATGCGGAGCAGTTCCGTCTCTTGATCGGCTGGAAGACCAGAAGTCCGGCGCGGTGCACGGACGTTGCGAGGGGTGCCATACGCGCTTCCTTCCCGCCGGTGACCCGCGATCCACGCCGGTTTCCCGCCCCCCGTCACCGCCGACCGGGGACGGGCGCATCATGGGCGTGTGCGACTCGAAGCGATCACCTGGGAGCGGCTCGGCGATCTCCTGGCCGAGCGGCTGCTCGATCTGAAGACGGCCGACGGCAGCCCGTGGCCCCGCATCGCCTTCGACGGCGCCCCGGCCGCCCGCCCGGGAGACCTGGCCGAACGCGTCTGTGAAGCACTGCGCATACGCGGCCGCCCCTCACTCGTCGTGGGCATGGAGGGCTTTCTGCGCCCTGCCTCCGTGCGTCTGGAATATGGCCACCGGGACGTCGAGGCCTACTACAACGGCTGGTTCGACACCGGCGCCGTATGGCGCGAGGTCTTCGGCCCCCTCGAACCCTCCGGCGACGGCCGCGTCCTGCCCGACCTGTGGGACCCGGCCACCGACCGCGCCACCCGCAGTCCCTATGTCCAACTCCCGCCCGGCGGCGTCCTGTTGCTCCACGGTCCCCTCCTGCTGCGCCACTGGTTCCCCTTCGACCTGTCCGTCCACGTCCGCCTCACGTCCGGCGCCCTCCGCCGCCGCACTCCCGAAGCCGAGCAGTGGACCCTCCCCGCCTTCGAGCGCTACGACGACGAGACCGACCCCGCCGCCACGGCCGACGTCCTGGTCCGCGCCGACGACCCCCGGCATCCGGCCTGGAGCGGCTGACCGGGCACACATCTCGCGTGTATGCGCGAAGCCCTCGGTTTTATGGGCGAAGCGCTTGGTCCGACGCCTGCCGCCCGCGCTCGAACGTCATCCCGACGTTCCGGGTGCATCCGCCCGGCCGCACGGCGAGAATGAGGGCGCCGGGACTAGCGGTGCGTTCCGCGCCGCGCCGGCCGTCCGGCATCGGGAGGTACGCCCATGACCACCGCCGGAGACATCATGCACCGTGGCGCCCAGTGGATCCCCGCCCACGAGACCCTCGACCGCGCCGCCCAGCTGATGCGCGAGCTCAACGTCGGAGCCCTGCCCATCGGCGACTCGAACGACCGGCTCTGCGGCATCCTCACCGACCGCGACATCGTCGTCGGCTGCGTGGCCATGGGCCGCGACCCGGCCAAGGTCACCGCCGGTGAGATGGCCCAGGGCACCCCGCGCTGGATCGCGGCGAACGCCGATGTCAGCGACGTACTCCACGAGATGCAGGAGCACCAGATCCGCCGGCTCCCCGTCATCGAGAACAAGCGCCTGGTCGGCATGATCAGCGAGGCCGATCTGGCCCAGCATCTGACGGAGGACCAGATCGCCACCTGGGCCGAGTCCGTCTACGCGAGGACGACCCCCACACGCTGACCCGCTCGATCACCTCGGGCAGGACGCCGCTCAGAGCCAGCCGCTGCGCCGGAAGCCGCGGTACAGCGTCAGACAGGCGACGGATATCACGGCCATGACCAAGGGATAGCCGAACTGCCAGTGCAGCTCCGGCATGTGCTCGAAGTTCATGCCGTACACCCCGCAGACCATGGTCGGTACGGCGATGATCGCGGCCCATGCCGTGATCTTCCGCATGTCCTCGTTCTGCGCGACCGTGACCTGCGCCAGATGCGCCTGCAGGATCGAGTTGAGCAGCTCGTCGAAGGCGGCTATCTGCTCCTTGGCGCGCAGCAAGTGGTCGGAGACGTCGCGGAAATACGCCTGTATCTCCGGATCGACCACCCGTATCGGCCGGGTGGCGAGATCCTCGAGCGGGCGGCCGAGCGGCACCACGGCCCGCTTCAGTTCGAGGAGTTCGCGCTTGAGCTGGTAGATACGCCCCGGGTCGACCCGCGCGCCGTTCTCCGCGAACACCGCCGTCTCGACCTCGTCGATGTCCCCCTGCACCGAGTCGGTGACGCTCAGATAGTCGTCGACCACATGGTCCGCGATCGCGTGCAGCACCGCCGCGGGACCCTGCGCGAGTTGCTGAGGGTCGGACTCCAGCTCCTCACGGAGCGGGCCCAGCGAGCCGTGCCGTCCGTGCCGTACGGTGATCACGAAATCCCGGCCGACGAACACCATGATCTCGCCGGTGTTCACCACCTCGCTCGTCGCCGTGAGTTCCTCGTGCTCGACGTAGCAGACCGTCTTGAACACCGCGAACAGTGTCTCGTCGTAGCGCTCGAGCTTCGGGCGCTGGTGGGCCTCGATCGCGTCCTCGACCGCCAGCGGATGCAGGTCGAAGAGCTCGGCGATACCCGCGAACTCCTGGTCCGTCGGCTCGTGGAGGCCGAGCCACACGAAACCGTCGCCGTGCTTGCGCACCCGCTGCACCGCGTCGACCAGATCGCCGCCGGCGAGATCCCGGGTGCCGTCCCGGTAGGTCACGCAGTTCACCACCGAGGAACCCAGCGGGGACCGGGCGGGATGGCTCAGGTCGACGCGCGGGCGCCGCCGGGCCAGCCGCGCCACTCTGCGCAGGCCACCGACCTTGCCGAGGCCCGTCACCCTCCGCAGATTCCCTGCCATCGCCATCTGGATCTCCTCGCGTGGATCTCCGCGCCGCATTTCTGCGCCCTGGCGTGCCAGTTTGCCAGCTCCGCCGGACTGTTGGGCGGGCCTGTGGGAACAGCCAATTCCGCTTTGTTCCCGGCTGTGGACAACGTTTGGCGCCGCCTGCGACGTGGCGGCGAAGAGTGGGCAGGGGCGTCTCCGACCGGATCGTCCTACCGGAGCGTCGGCGAACCGGGCAAGTAGAGCGAATGGGATGATCACGGCATGACGCGAAGCGATGGATACCTTCTCGACAACCGGCAGAGCGAGGCGGCCGAGCGCTTCGCCGCCTTCGCCGCCCTCTTCGACCCCACGACGTTCCGGCACCTCGAAGCGTTCGGCATCGGACCCGGCTGGCGCTGCTGGGAGGTCGGTGCCGGTGGCACCTCCGTGGTGTCATGGCTGGCCAAGAAGGTCGGTCCGACGGGAAAGGTCGTCGCGACCGACATCGACATCTCGCGCCTCGCCCCGGCCGCCCGGCCTCCCGTCGAGATCCGGGTCCATGACGTGGGTGCCCACGAGCCGCCGGGGGAGGGGTTCGACCTGGTGCACGCCCGGCTCGTCCTCGTCCATGTGCCGGACCGGGAACGGGCGTTGCGCTCCATGGTCAAGGCCCTGCGTCCCGGCGGACGGCTCCTGATCGAGGACGCCGACCCTGCCCTGCAGCCGTTGACCTGCCCCGACGAGTACGGCCCCGACCAGCAGCTGGCGAACCGGCTGCGCACCGGCTTCCGCCAACTGCTCGCTGACCGGGGCGCCGACCTTGCGTACGGCCGCACGCTGCCGCGCCTGCTGCGTGAGGCCGGACTGCGCGGTGTGGAGGCCGACGCGTACTTCCCGGTCGCCTCACCCGCCTGTGCCGCCCTGGAATCCGCGACGATCCGTCAGATCCGCGACCAGCTCGTCACCGCGGGCCTCGCCACGGACGCCGATATCGACCGCCACCTGACGAACGTCGCCTCCGGCACCATGGATCTGGCCACGGCCCCGATGATCTCGGCGTGGGGGCGCAGGCCGTAGATCCGACAGCGGGATGTCGGCCGGCGCGGGAGGCACCGCGTGCGAGGCAGTCCCGTCGTCAGTTGTGCACCGGTGCTCTGGTCCTTGTCCCGTCGTCAGTCATGCACCCGTGGTCTGTCACTCGCCCCGTCGGCATTGCGTCCCGGCGGTCTGCCACCCACCCGTTCGACCGCCAGCGCACCCGCCCGGCATCCTTCCGCCGCCGCGTCCTCGGGCCCGGCGCCCGTCAGCAGCGTCGCGAGGAAAGCGCCCGTGAAGGCGTCGCCCGCTCCCGTCGTGTCCGTCGGTGTCGCCGGGGTTGCGGGGACATGGGCGGACACGGTGCCGGACCGGGCCACGAGCGCGCCCCGCTCGCCCTGCTTGGCAATCACCAGTGGGACATGGCGACTCAGCTTGGCCGCCGCGTCGGCCGCATCGGGCAGGCCGGTCAGCAGACATGCCTCGTCACGGCTGGGCAGCAGGACGTCCACACCCTCGACCAGCGCCAGGAAGCGGTCGACGCCCAGCTGCGCGAGAAAACCGGCGGACGCCGGATCCATGCTGACCGGCACGCCACGCGCGCGTGCCGACTCCAGGGCCACGGCCACCAGCGCCCGGCTCGGTTCGGAGAACAGCAGGTAGCCCGACAGATGCAGCCATGCGACCCCGTCCAGCAGCGCCGCCGACCAGTCGCCGGGTTCGAGCCGCAACGACGCCCCACTGTCGGTGAGGAACATCCGCTGGGCCGCGGCCTCCGTGTCGACCAGGCAGATCACCGTTCCGGTAGGGGCCTGCGGGTCCACCACGAGGTGGGGCCGTACTCCGCTGTCGACCAGCTCCTGGTCGTGCCACGCGCTCGCGTCCGCGCCCACCCGGCCGAGCAGCCGCACCTCGGGACAGCCCCAATGAGCCGCCCAGCAGGCCACATTGGCGCCCGCGCCGCCCGGTACCGTGCGGATCGTCGCGGCCGTGTCGGTCCCTGAGGCGAGCGGCCCCCGGTGCCGGGCGACCACGTCCGTGACGACGTCCCCGACGACGAACAGCGCGCCCTGCGGTCCCGCGGTCACGCCCCGGCCCAGGCCGCCGCGATCTGCGCCGCCAACCGCACGTTGCCGCGCACCGCCGCCAGATTGGCGCTCAGCGAGGCACCCTCGGTGTGTCGTACCAGGTAGTCGAGCAGGAACGGTGTGACCGCCTGTCCGCTGACGCCTTCTTCCTCGCACGCGTGCAGCGCGTCGGCCAGCACGCGCGCGTGCACCTCGGGATCCAGCTGCTCGTCCTCGGGCACCGGATTGGCGACGATCAGCGCCGACTCGGGGCCGTCGAGCGCGTCCTGCGCCCGCATGACGTCCGCCGCCTGCTCCGGCGTCCGCAGCGTCCAGTCCACCGGATGCCCCGAGTCGGACAGATAGAAGCCGGGAAAGCGGTCCGTGCCGTACCCCGCCACGGCGACGCCCAGCGTCTCCAGCCGCTGCAGCGTGGCCGGCACGTCCAGGATCGACTTCACGCCCGCGCACACCACCGTGATCCGGGTACGGGCCAGCAACCCCAGGTCCGCCGACTCGTCCTGCGTCACCGTCCACTCCCGGTGCACCCCGCCCAGACCGCCCGTCGCGAACACCCGGACGCCGGCCGAAGCCGCCAGCAGGGCCGTCGCCGACACCGTGGTCGCCCCGCTCGCACCCGACGCCACGGCGAGCGGCAGGTCACGATGGCCCAGCTTGCGGATCCCGTCCTCGTTGGCGATCCGCTCCAGCTGCTCCTTGTCCAGGCCGACATGGGGCCGCCCGTCCAGTACGGCGATCGTCGCCGGTACAGCACCCTGTTGCCGTACGACGGCCTCCAGCTCCAGCGCCACCTGCAGATTGCGCGGGCGCGGCAGCCCGTGCGCGATGATCGTGGACTCCAGGGCCACCACCGGTCGACGCGCGTCGACCGCCTCCCGCACTTCCTCGGACACCATCAGCACCACGCGCCTGCCTCCTGTCGTTCGGTCTTCCCTCATCTCTGGCGGGCGGCACGCCACGTCAAACCCTTGCGGCCTGTGGGGGAGAGCACCAGCCTGGGGTGCATGACGGACCACACCACACGTCTTGACCACGTCGTTCTCTGGGTGAACGACCCGATCGGTTCGGCCGAGTTCTACGAGAAGACCCTCGGCATGGAGCCCCTGAGGCTCACCGATTTCGCAGCGGGCCAGGTCCCCTTCCCCTCCGTACGCCTCAACGAGGAGACCATTCTCGACCTGATGCCGCAGACCATGGCGGAACGCATGAAGATGCTCCCCGGCGCCGCGGACAGCGCCGGACACCCGGTCAACCACGTCTGCGTCGCCCTGGCCGCCGACGACTTCGACGCCCTCCGTGGCCGCCTGGAGGAACGCGCCGTTCCGGTGTCGGACATCTCGTACGACTCCTTCGGCGCCCGCGGTCTGGCAAAGCGCAGCTTTTACTTCCGTGACCCGGACGGGAACGTCATCGAGGCCCGCCACTACGACTAGGGGCCCGCTGTTCGCGGCAAGGCCACGACGGGGGTGCTCACGCGCGCGTGAGCACCCCCTGCTTGTTCTGCCGGACGCTCAGACCGGCTGTACTCCCTTCAATGCCCCGTGCGGATCGAGCACGTACTTGCGGCTCGCGCCCTGGTCGAACTCGGCGTAGCCGCGTGGTGCGTCCTCAAGATCGATGACGGTCGCGTTGACCGCCTTGGCGATGTGCACACGCTCGTGCAGGATCGCCATCATCAGGCCCCGGTGGTACCGCATCACCGGGCACTGCCCGGTCGTGAACCGGTGGCTCTTGGCCCAGCCGAGGCCGAGCCGCACTTTCAGCGTCCCGGACTTCGCGTCCTCGTCGACCCCGCCCGGGTCGTCCGTGACATACAACCCCGGAATGCCCAGGGCACCGCCCGCGCGCGTGATGCCCATCAGTGAGTTGAGGACGGTCGCGGGCGCCTCCGGAGCATCCGGCCCATGGGCCCGGGCTTCAAAGCCGACCGCGTCGACCGCGACGTCCACCTCGGGTTCCCCGAGGATCTGCGCGATCTGTTCGCCCACGCTGCCGCGCGACACGTCGACGGTCTCGCAGCCGAAGCTCCGCGCCTGGGCGAGGCGCTCGGCGTTGAGGTCGCCCACGATGACCACCGCGGCCCCCAGCAGCTGCGCGGACGCGGCCGCCGCCAGACCGACCGGGCCCGCCCCGGCGACGTACACCGTCGAACCGACCCCGGCGCCCGCGCTCACGGCGCCGTGGAAGCCGGTCGGGAAGATGTCCGACAGCATGGTCAGGTCGAGCAGTTTCGCGCGTGCCTGGTCCCGGTCCGGGAACTTCAGCAGGTTGAAGTCCGCGTAGGGGACCATGGCGTACTCGGCCTGGCCGCCGACCCAGCCGCCCATGTCGACATAGCCGTAAGCCGCCCCCGGGCGGGCCGGGTTGACGTTCAGACAGATGCCGGTCTTGCGTTCCTTGCAGTTGCGGCACCGCCCGCAGGCGATGTTGAACGGTACGGAGACGATGTCGCCGACGTCGATGTTCTCGACGTCCGGACCCCGTTCGACGACCTCTCCGGTGATCTCGTGTCCGAGGACCAGCCCTTCGGGCGCGGTCGTCCGCCCGCGCACCATGTGCTGGTCGCTTCCGCAGATGTTGCTGGCGAGCACCTTGAGGATCACTCCGTGCCGGCACTTGCGGCCGACGTTGTCGGGTGCGACCCCCGGCCCGTCCTGGAGTTCAAGCGTCGGGTAGTCGATGGTTGTCACTTCCACCGCGCCCGGCTTGAGATATGCGACTGCCCTGTTTCCGCTCATGCGTGATCGCCGTCCCTTCGGCTCCGAGCCCTCGGATGCCAGTGGCTGTACGCATGGCGGAGTCTGCTACCGGCTCCGCCTCCCGGCCAGCCTCCGCGCGGGACCGAACCCTCAGAACAGCGGCTCGGGCAGTACCCCCTCCAGCGCCAGCAGCCGCCGCTTGGTCTCCAGGCCGCCCCCGAACCCCCCGATGCCGCCGTCGCTCTCCACGACCCGGTGGCAGGGCACGACGACCGGCAGAGGATTGGCGCCCATCGCCACTCCGACCGCCTGGGCGGCGCCGGGCTGACCGACCCGCCCCGCGAGATCGCCGTAGCCGACGACCGCGCCGTACGGCACGCCGGAGGCCAGCTCGCGCAGCACCTCCCGGTTGAACCCCGAGATCAGCGACCAGTCCAGCGGCAGCTCGAAGTCGCGCCGCTCACCCGCGAAATACGCCTTGAACTGCCGTATCGCCTCGGCCAGCAGCGGGGAGTCAGGTGCCTCGACGGGCTCGCTGCCCAGGCGGGACCCGAGCCGGTCGAGGGCCTTGTCGCGCACCGCCTCCGTGGCGTGGAACACGACATTGACCAGGCCGTCGCGGGTCCCGGCCAGCAGCAGCGGACCGATGTCGGTGCCGACGACGGTCCACACGACCTGCTGCTCGTACTGCCCATGGCTGTCCATGCGCTCCACCGTAC contains:
- a CDS encoding carboxymuconolactone decarboxylase family protein; the protein is MTTNTTTDTTHTTTTRINFAKTAPKVFRALIGFDAAAREGLDPALVELIQIRASHLNHCAYCLHMHTNDARKAGESEDRLHMVPVWREARHFFTPQEQAALALTEAVTLIADGGVPDDVYAEAAAHFDDEELAHVLALIFTINTWNRVALSTGKVAGTDER
- a CDS encoding uridine kinase, whose protein sequence is MRLEAITWERLGDLLAERLLDLKTADGSPWPRIAFDGAPAARPGDLAERVCEALRIRGRPSLVVGMEGFLRPASVRLEYGHRDVEAYYNGWFDTGAVWREVFGPLEPSGDGRVLPDLWDPATDRATRSPYVQLPPGGVLLLHGPLLLRHWFPFDLSVHVRLTSGALRRRTPEAEQWTLPAFERYDDETDPAATADVLVRADDPRHPAWSG
- a CDS encoding CBS domain-containing protein, whose translation is MTTAGDIMHRGAQWIPAHETLDRAAQLMRELNVGALPIGDSNDRLCGILTDRDIVVGCVAMGRDPAKVTAGEMAQGTPRWIAANADVSDVLHEMQEHQIRRLPVIENKRLVGMISEADLAQHLTEDQIATWAESVYARTTPTR
- a CDS encoding DUF2293 domain-containing protein, encoding MAPLATSVHRAGLLVFQPIKRRNCSACHRGPLPMLVMEEGAPRCLDCADLGHLVFLPRGDTALTRRSREESGLSAVVVRFNRRQSRYERQGVLVEEAALARAEQRCLVDAEARRRRRVRDAARRAAQDLRFTEAFAGEIRRLFPGCPRERAWEIAAHASVRGSGRVGRSAAGRALSEGAVTSAVVASVRHVDTPYDQLLMSGVPRHEARRRIAADVEARLGAWRAVGVV
- a CDS encoding magnesium and cobalt transport protein CorA, which gives rise to MAMAGNLRRVTGLGKVGGLRRVARLARRRPRVDLSHPARSPLGSSVVNCVTYRDGTRDLAGGDLVDAVQRVRKHGDGFVWLGLHEPTDQEFAGIAELFDLHPLAVEDAIEAHQRPKLERYDETLFAVFKTVCYVEHEELTATSEVVNTGEIMVFVGRDFVITVRHGRHGSLGPLREELESDPQQLAQGPAAVLHAIADHVVDDYLSVTDSVQGDIDEVETAVFAENGARVDPGRIYQLKRELLELKRAVVPLGRPLEDLATRPIRVVDPEIQAYFRDVSDHLLRAKEQIAAFDELLNSILQAHLAQVTVAQNEDMRKITAWAAIIAVPTMVCGVYGMNFEHMPELHWQFGYPLVMAVISVACLTLYRGFRRSGWL
- a CDS encoding methyltransferase domain-containing protein; amino-acid sequence: MTRSDGYLLDNRQSEAAERFAAFAALFDPTTFRHLEAFGIGPGWRCWEVGAGGTSVVSWLAKKVGPTGKVVATDIDISRLAPAARPPVEIRVHDVGAHEPPGEGFDLVHARLVLVHVPDRERALRSMVKALRPGGRLLIEDADPALQPLTCPDEYGPDQQLANRLRTGFRQLLADRGADLAYGRTLPRLLREAGLRGVEADAYFPVASPACAALESATIRQIRDQLVTAGLATDADIDRHLTNVASGTMDLATAPMISAWGRRP
- a CDS encoding glutamate synthase subunit beta, with product MADPKGFLTTPREEWPRRPVEERVRDWDEVYVPGALLPIISKQADRCMDCGIPFCHEACPLGNLIPEWNDLVSREDWRAAADRLHATNNFPEFTGRLCPAPCEAGCVLAINQPAVTIKNVECAIADRAWEEGFAPPQPPDRLSGRTVAVIGSGPTGLAAAQQLTRAGHTVVVYEKDDRLGGLMRYGIPEFKMEKRHLERRLEQMRAEGTKFRTSTAVGRDVGAAELRARYDAVVIATGATAWRELPVPGRELAGIQQAMEYLPLANRVCEGDLESSPMSAAGKHVVIVGGGDTGADCLGTAVREGAASVTQLDIYTQPGAERDDDAEPWPTYPKIYRLSAAHEEAGELRTAPAADADARLFAASTLRFTGDESGHVRSLHLVEVDAGRRPVPGTGRRLPADLVLLALGFSGPDRGDGLVDQLGLTMEARGTVARDAGFATNVPGVFVAGDAARGQSLIVWAIAEGRAVAAAVDRHLTGSSRLPAPIGPYDRPMAV
- a CDS encoding carbohydrate kinase family protein, which codes for MTAGPQGALFVVGDVVTDVVARHRGPLASGTDTAATIRTVPGGAGANVACWAAHWGCPEVRLLGRVGADASAWHDQELVDSGVRPHLVVDPQAPTGTVICLVDTEAAAQRMFLTDSGASLRLEPGDWSAALLDGVAWLHLSGYLLFSEPSRALVAVALESARARGVPVSMDPASAGFLAQLGVDRFLALVEGVDVLLPSRDEACLLTGLPDAADAAAKLSRHVPLVIAKQGERGALVARSGTVSAHVPATPATPTDTTGAGDAFTGAFLATLLTGAGPEDAAAEGCRAGALAVERVGGRPPGRNADGASDRPRVHD
- the pdxR gene encoding MocR-like pyridoxine biosynthesis transcription factor PdxR — protein: MTESWVNSAERIGADLHLELSGPGGRRAALIRALRDAVRGGRLAPGTRLPPYRSLAADLGVARNTVADAYAELVAEGWLTARQGSGTRVAARAEPLRHAERVPIKAPPRARGPRHDLRQGAPDASAFPRAAWLASYRRALQQAPNEVFGPGDPAGRRELREALTEYLARARGVRTEPGRIVVCSGFAHALRLLFGGGVLRGPVAVEAYGLAFHRELLQTAGARTVPLPLDDDGARVDLLARERAVLLTPAHQFPTGGPLHAERRAAAVDWARARGGVVLEDDYDGEFRYDRKPVGAVQGLDPERVIHIGSVSKSLSPALRLGWMVLPERYMGAVLEAKGEREGWASVLDQLSLADFIVSGSYDRHVRRMRQRYRSRRDRLVAALAEHVPHIEVTGVAAGLHAVLRLPPGTERSAVKAATWQGVALDGLAEFRHPETDMPAADGLVVGYATPSEHAYGAALDALCGVLPSAD
- a CDS encoding anthrone oxygenase family protein, with the translated sequence MTIDGPYFVLTVLGVVGTGLVAGVFCAFSTFVMQGLAALPPAQGIAAMKAINVTALRPAFMLVFVGSAVLCAVIAVVTFVLWPDEGTVELLVGSALYLFGSFGLTMFANVPRNEALMKLDAGTPEAAAYWPTYVREWTAWNHVRMVASAGAAVAYVLAIA